The sequence below is a genomic window from Massilia oculi.
CTGTGGCAGCGGCACGAAACGGTCCAGGCCGAGATCGGCGAGGCGCAATGCCATGCCGGCGCGCTGCTCGGGGTTCAGCGCGGGCGACTCGGCCGCCACGCTCACCAGCAAGGCCGGAGGCAATGCCGCGAGCGATGGCGGCAAGGCCAGCTCGCCGAGCATGTCATTCTCGAGATAGTACGGCGGGTCGGTCGGCAGCACCGCATCTGGCGCGCCGGCATCGTCGAACTGCCAGCCCAGTGTCACGGCATCGCCGGTTTGTCCGGCGGATCGCCAGCACAGGCTCGCCTGGCGCCGCGGCCCGGGCCGCATGAGATGGACCTTTCCCCGCCGCATGTCGTCGTCCGACCAGCCAAACAGCAGCCTTCCCGCGCTACACAAGCGCCCAAGCAGCTGCGCGCCGATCGGCCCCGATGGTGCGGCGCCGCTGGCGACCACCCGGCCCGCCTTCAATGCCACGAACAGCCGCAGGCATTCCTCTTCGCCAGGCAATGCCGGGGAGCCGATCATTGCATGAATATCGTTGATCGGGAGGGTGGTGGCAATATCGCCGTTCCTGCGCCGGCGCGCGAGGCGCACGTGCAGGCGCGGGGCGCCCGTGGCCGGGTCGGGCGCCAGCACCCAGGCCAGGTCCGAATCAGAGGCGCCGCCGGAAGATGCGTCCACGGTGGCCGGCAAGCTCGCCAGCTGCTGCAACCAGCGCTCGGACAGCGCGGCAACCGCTTGCGGCGACCTGGCAGCCGCCACCGCATCCAGGTCCGCCAGCAGCACGGCAACCACATGCTTGCAGTTATAGCTCATGGGACAGCTGCAACTGCCCTGGAAGCCGATGCCGCCCCGCTCGGCGCGGAAACGGATGGTCTGGCGGTACAGCTCGTTGCCACTGCCGCTGACTTCGCCGACAAGCCGGTCGCCGTCGCGGCGCGCCGCCCGCACCATGCCTTTGCGCGCGTAGTCTTGCCCGCGCTGCAGGGTGCCGGCATCGAAGCCGTGTTTCAGGTCGGCGTGGTCGTAGTGCATGGGCGGCGTGACATGGCGGTCAAAACGCCATTATCGCCCATGCCGCGCTTCTTAATTGCTCACGACCTTGATCTGCTCGACGTCCAGCTTCGATTCGCCGAACATCTCCTTGTCGAACTCGCCGGCCAGCTCGACCGTGGTGTTGTGGTCGACCTTCACGCCCTGCGGGAAGCGGTCGGAATCGATCTCGACCGTGATCTTGCCGCTGGCGTCGGTGAACTCGTAGTCCTCGTCGCCCTTGTGGCTGGTGAGCTTGCCTTTCAGGCGCACGTACTGGTCGTCCTTGCCCTTGGCCAGCAAGTCTTTCGCCGTCATCAGCGGGGCGCCGGACGGGCCGGAGTAGCCCGAGACCGGCTTGACGTCGGTGGCCGCGCCGGGCGGCGCATCGGCGATATTCTGCGCGGCGGCAGTACCCGAAGCGGCGAGCAGCGCGGCGATGCAGGAGAGGTGGAAAATACGTTTCATGATCGGTCCTTTATTCGGGTTGGTTGTCCTCGCCTGCGCTGTAGCAGCAGGCACAGGCGCATTACAACGGCCGGACATTAAACCGATCTTAAGGAGTTTTCAGGGGGGGCAGATCCAGCGACACTCCCAGGCCCCGGCCATCGATCCCGGGACCGAACGCCAGCGCGATGCCATGCAGGTCGGCGATACGCTGGACGATCGACAGCCCGAGGCCGCTGCCCTGCTGTCCCTGCCCCAGCACGCGGAAGAACCGCTCGGTCAGGCGCTGGCGGCTCTCCCCATCGACGCCAGGGCCGTCGTCGCGCACCGCGATGCGCGCATGGCCCGCGTGCAGCACTGCCGCGATCTCGATCCGGCTACCGTCGGGGCAGTAGCGCAGCGCGTTATCGACCAGGTTGCGCAGCACGATCTCGAGCATCTGCGGATCGGCCTGCACCTCGTGCACCTCGCAGCGCAGCGACAGCAGGATGCCACGCGCGGCCACCTCCTGCGCATGCATGGCGGCCAGGCGGTCGAACAGCGGCGCCAACGCCACCGGCTGGCGCACCAGCTGTTCGCGCGCCAGCGGATCCAGGCGCGCCAGCGCGAGCAGGCTGTCGACCAGCGCCGTCAGGCGCGCGATGTCCTGGCGCAGCTTCTGGAATGGCGCCGCCAGCGCGGGATGCTGGCGCTGCAGCAGCTGCACGTGCATGTGCAGGCCCGCCAGCGGCGTGCGCAGCTCGTGGGCGGCGTCGGCGGTGAAGCGGCGCTCGGCCTGCAAGGCCGCGTCCAGCCGTCCCAGCACGCCATTCAAGGCCTGGACGATCGGCAGCACCTCGCGCGCCTGGCCGGCGGTCGGCACCTGGGCCAGGTCGTCGGGCGTCTTGGCGGCGATGCTGGCGGCGGTGCGGCGCAAGGGTTTGAGGACGCGCCCGGTCAGGACCCAGCACACCAGCGCCAGCAGCAGCAAAAAGCCCAGCACCGGAAGCCACAGCGAATCGGCCAGTTCTTCCAGGATGTCATACCGTTTATCCACCTGCTGGCCGACCTGCACCTCGAAGTTGCGCTCCTCGTCGCGCACCACGAACACCCGCCAGCGTTCGCCGTTCGCCTGCGCCTCGGCGAAGCCGTGGTCGTCGTCGAAGTTGGAGACGAAGGGCCGCAGCGGCGCATCGCCGGTGCGCTGGATCACGCGTCCATCGACCACGATCTGGTACTGCATGTCGACCTTGCGGCCATGCTCGCCGTCGGCGCCGCCCTGCGGCAGCAGGCCGCGCTCGTTCCAGTCGGTCGTCGCCGCCATGATCATGTAGCCCGACTCTTCCAGCGCGTCGTCGAACACCTCATTGGTTTCCTGCCAGGCGATCACGGTGACGATGCCCAGGCTCGCGAGCCATAGCACGGTGCTGGCGGCGACGATGACGGCCAGCAGGCGCCGTCGCAGCGACCACGGCGCCTGCGGGCCGATGGCCTTACTCGCCATCGTTCTTCAACCGGTAGCCCAGGCCGCGCACGGTGACGATGCTGTCGCCGCCGAGCTTCTTGCGCAGGTTGTGGATGTAGACCTCGATCGCATTGCTTTCCACCTCGTCGCCCCAGCCGTACAGGGCTTCCTCGATCTGGGCGCGGGTGACGATGGAATTCTTCCGCAGCAGCAGCGCATACAGCACATTGTATTCGCGCGCAGTCAGCGCGACCGGCTGGCCGGCCAGGGTCGCCACCTTGGTGTCGAGATTCAGGGCGATATCGGCGTGGCGCAGCGCGTTGCTGACCTGGTTGGCGCCACGCCGCACCGCGGCGCGGATGCGGGCCGACATCTCTTCGAGCTCGAAGGGCTTGACCAGGTAGTCGTCGGCGCCCAGGTCCAGCCCCTCGACCCGGTCGGCCAGCGCATTGAAGGCGGTGATCAGGATGACCGGCACGCCGTTGCCGGCCTTGCGCAACCGGGCCAGCAGGTCGTCGCCGGACAGTCCCGGCAAGCCGCGGTCGAGCAGCATGCAGTCGTAACGGTGGGTCTTGAGGGCGGTGTCGGCGGAATCGCCGCGCTGGACCCAGTCCACCGCGTGCTGGTCCAGGCGCAGCCAGGCCTGGATGGTTTCGCCAAGGGAGATATCGTCTTCGACCAACAGGATGCGCATGCGAGATTTTCGGCAACGAGGAAACGCCAGTATGGCGTAAACAGCTCGCCGCCGAGCATGCCGCGCGGAGATGAAGCGTATCTTAAGCCTTCTTCAGCGATCCCGGCTTGTGCGCCGCCTCGGCGCCGGTCTTGTCGCTTTCCACGAGGTATTCGGGGTTGTCCTTCGATGCCGCCACGTGATGACTCTTGATGTCGGTCGGCGCGGTCAGCTTTTTCTTGACCTTGCCCGTGACCGTGCCTTGCGACGACTTCCATTGCACCTTGTCGCCCGCCTTGAATGCCTGCGTCATGCCCCACCTCCGAAGTGACTGGATGAAGCGGCATTTCACCATACATCCGAAACCCGCACGCGACGCCAGCGGGACAAACCGGCGACAGGCCGCCGAACGGGCAAGATATTTTAATTCCGTAAAGACATGATTCTTAAGGCAAAAAATGTAGAATGCGCCGTCCGGCCCCCGTCGAGACGGGACGGCCATCTTCCTCCTTCACCTGGACCCACGAATGCAGAATGCTACCCCGCTGGTCACCAACGATGCCGTCGTCCTCGGCATGCTGGCCGTCATCCTCGGCGCCGTCTTCTGGAGCGCGTCGCGCAAATCCGGTTTCTGGCACAAGTTCTATACCTACGTGCCGGCCCTGCTGCTGTGCTACCTGATCCCGGCGCTGCTCAACACCGCCGGCATCATCGACGGCAATGCCTCGGGCCTGTACCCGATGGCGCGCGACTACCTGCTGCCGACCGCGCTGATCCTGCTGTGCGTGGCGATCGACTTCGGCGCCGTGCTGCGGCTCGGCCCCAAGGCCGTCATCATGTTTCTGACCGGCACCGTTGGCGTGATGCTTGGCGCGATCGTGTCCTTCACGGCAATGGGCTTCATCCATCCCGAGACCGTGAGCGGCGAGACCTGGCGCGGCATGACCACGGTGGCCGGTTCCTGGATCGGCGGCGGCGCCAACCAGGCCGCGATGAAGGAAGTGTTCGAGGTCGAAGCCACCCAGTTCGGCCAGTTCGTGGCGGTCGACGTGCTGGTCGCCAACGTCTGGATGGCCGTGCTGCTGTTCCTGGCCAGCCGCGCCCAGGCCTTCGACCGCTGGACCGGCGCCGACCTCTCGGCCATCAACGCGCTCAAGGAAAAGATCGAGCATTACCAGGCCGAGCACGCGCGCATCCCAACGCTGACCGACGTGATGGTGGTGCTGGCCGTGGGCCTGGGCGCGACCGGCCTGTCGCATGCGCTGACCGGCCCCACCGTCGCCTGGATCGCGAGCCTGCCGGCCGAATGGCGCCTGCAGGACTACAGCCTGACCTCGAGCTTCTTCTGGCTCGTGGTGTATGCCACCACCTTCGGCCTGCTGCTGAGCTTTACGCGGGCGCGCAAGCTGGAAGGCGCCGGCGCCTCGACCATCGGCTCGGCCATGCTGTACATCCTGGTGGCGACCATCGGCATGCACATGGACCTGAACGCCCTGCTCGACCGCCCATGGCTGTTCCTGCTGGGCCTGATCTGGATCGCGGTGCACGGCGGCCTGATGCTGCTGGTGGCCAAGCTGATCCGGGCGCCGCTGTTCTTCATGGCGGTCGGCTCGCAGGCCAATATCGGCGGCGCCGCCTCGGCGCCGGTGATCGCCAGCGCCTTCCACCCGGCGCTGGCCCCGGTCGGGGTGCTGCTGGCGGTGCTGGGCTACGCGCTGGGCACCTACTGCGCCTACATCACTGGCTTGCTGCTACGCGCGCTGGCCACGTAAGACTGTCGCGCGCCCCGTCCAGGGGCGCGCTTTCCTTCCCTTATTTTTCGACCATCTGGCGCATGCGCCGGCGCAATTCGCGCTCGCGCTTCTCGTGCGCCGTCCAGTCCTCGCACACGGCGCGGTAGAGCGAGACCAGCATCAGGATGATCACCAGCGAGAACGGCACCGCGAACACGATGGTGGCCGTCTGCAGCGCCTTCAGGCCGCCCGCCAGCAGCAGGCTGATCGCCATGCCGGCGATCAGGCCGCCCCACAGCAGCTTGGTCTTCGTGGACGGGTTCGGATTGCCGCCGCTGCTCATCATGCCCAGCACCAGCACCGCCGAGTCGCCCGAGGTGACGAAGAACACCAGCACCAGCACCGTGGCCACGGCCGACATGATCAAGCCCAGCGGCAGCGCGTCGAACATGGCGAACAGCGCGGTCGAGGTGTCGGCGCGCACCGCGTTCGAGATCGGGATCTGCTGCCAGATCTCCATGTGCAGCGCGGTGCCGCCGAAGATCGAGAACCACAGGAAGGCGGCCAGGGTCGGCGCCAGCATGGTGCCGATGATGAACTCGCGGATCGTGCGGCCACGCGAGACGCGCGCGATGAACAGGCCAACGAACGGCGACCACGAGATCCACCAGGCCCAGTAGAAGATGGTCCAGCTGCCGACCCAGTTGCTGTCGCGGAACGGCGTAGCGCGCAGGCTCATGCGCACGAATTCGGTCACGTAGCTGCCCAGGGTGCTGGTGAAGGTGTCGATGATCGCCACCGTCGGGCCGACCAGGAACACCACCAGGGCCAGCAGGCCCGCCACGGTCATGTTGATGTTGGACAGGATCTTGACGCCGCGCGTCACGCCAGTGACCGCCGACGTCAGGAACAGGGCGGTGGCGACCAGGATGATGCCGATCTGCGCGTACTCGCTGATGACGAGGCCGAACACGGTGTTCATGCCGCTGTTGATCTGCATGGCGCCAAGACCGAGCGATGCGGCCACGCCGAAGGCGGTGGCCACCACCGCCAGCCCGTTGAACAGGCCGCCCAGGCGCTTGACGATCGGCCACGGCAGGGCTCCGGTCGCGGTGCTGACCAGGGCGTCGCCGCCGCGCCGGTACTGGAAGAAGGCGATCGCCAGCGCCACCGCGCTGTAGACGGCCCACGGGTGGATGCCCCAGTGGAAGAAGGTGTAGCGCATCGCCACCCCCGCCGCTTCCGGCGTGGCGGACACGGTGCCCGGCGGCGCGTCGATGTAGTGCGAGATCGGCTCGGCCACGCCGAAGAACACCAGGCCGATGCCCATGCCGGCGGCGAACAGCATCGAGAACCAGCTGCCGATCGAGAACTCGGGCTCGTCGTCCTCGTCGCCCAGCTTGAGGTTGCCGTAGCGGCTGAAGGCCATGAATAGGGCGAATGCCACCAGGCCCAGCACCACCCAGAGGTAGAACCAGCCGAAGTTGCGGGTCACGGATGCGAGGACGGTGTCGAACACCGCCCCCATGCTGTCAGGAGCGATCACGCCCCATAAAACGATGGCAAGGATAAAACCCGCCGAAAGTGCTGTCTGCATGTTTTCTCCCATGGACACCAACCTGCGTCGGAGTCTTATGTTTTAAATAATTTATCATTGTAAGTGATTTAATCACATGTACGTCGCTGCAGGACTTCTCGCGTCCCCACGAATCTTATACTTTTTATATGAAAACGCATGTACCCTTGCGCGAGCTCAGACTGTTGTCATGAGTACACACAGTTCGCCATGAAGGACGGTTTGGCCGCATAATTGATCCGGTCTTGTAATGACGTCATGCGATGCCCGCTCCCGCTCTTTCCACCGCATCTCCCACGCCACGCGCGCGCGTGGATTCGCCGCTCGCCGGTCGGGCGGCCGCGCGTGACTCGCGCCTGTACGAGGTAATGGACCTGATGCTCGATTCGGTCGGCGACCCGCTGGCCCTGGGCAGCCTGGCCGCCTCGGCCAGCTATTCGAGCTACCACTTCGACCGCATCTTCCGCGAACTCACCGGCTTTTCGGCGGTGGAGTACCAGCGCAAGCGCCGCCTGCGCCGCGCCGCCCACCTGTTGCGCCACGAGCCGGACGTGCCGGTCGGGCGCATCGCCCAGGATTGCGGCTTTCCGTCCAACGCGGCCTTTGCCAAGGCCTTCCGCCAGCAGTTCGCGATGTCGGCCAAGGAATGGCGCGAAGGCGGCTGGCGCGCCTACATGGACGCCCAGGTGGGGCGCGAGAGCGACGTCAGTTTCTTCGTGGCTGAACCGGACAACCTGGCGGCGCTGCAGGCGCCCTACTGCCCGCCCGAACCCGGCAGCGTCGCCGCCCGCGTCACGGTGCGCAGCCTCCCCGGCATCAAGCTGCGCTACCAGCGCTTCTTCGGCCAGTCGGGCGCCGCGCTGTCGCTGGCGTGCAACGCCTTCATCTGCGAACGCGAACGCTCCAGCCTGGCGAGCGGCGCGTCCTGGTATGGGGTATTCGACGAGGATCCCGGATTCACGGGCGAGCGCGAATACTGTTACGACTTCGGCTTCGCCGCCCATGCGCCGGACGACGACCCGGCGCTTGGAATGCGGGTGCTGCCGGCCGGTAGCTACGCCTGCCTCGACTTCGATGGCGAATGGCCGCGCTTTCGGGCGATGTACGAGGACTGGCTCGAGCGCCAGGCCGTATGGCGGCTGGACGCCACCCGCCCGCACATCCAGAAGGTCGAACGCGACGGCGCCGGGCGCTGGCGCGGCTGGCTGGCCCTGCCGGTCAAGAAGCGTTAGAACCTATTCCGGCGCGATCCGCATGAAGCGGCTCAGCACCAGCACCGGCACGCTGGCCAGCAGCACCCACAGGAAGAAGTCGCGGTAACCCAGCGCCTGCTGGATGTCGCCGCTGATCGTGCGGAACAGCACGAAGCCCAGCTGCATGAAGCCGGTGCCCAGCGCGTAGTGGGCCGCCTGGTAGCGGCCGCTGGCCACCACCTGCATGATGAACAGGATCACGCCGACAAAGCCGAAGCCGTAGCCGAACATCTCGATGCCCAGCAGGCCGACGATCAGCGCCATCGATTCGGGCTGGGCATGGCTCAGGTACCAGAAGGCGGCGTTGGGCAGGTTCATCGCCAGGATCAGGATCGGCAGCGCGCGCTTGAGGCTCAGCCAGGCCGTGAAATAGCCGCCGGCGATGCTGCCCACCAGGAAGGCGGCGGTGCCGACCGTGCCGTAGGCCCAGCCCACTTCGGCGGTGGTGAGCCCGAGGCCGCCGACCTCGCGCGCATCGCGCAGGAACAGCGGGCCGATCGACTGGATCTGCCCTTCGCCGGCGCGGAACAGGATGATGAAGAGGATCGCCGCCAGAATCCCCGGCTTGGCGAAGAAGGTCTTGATCACGTCTACCAGCGTATCCCTGATGGCGCCGAGATTCCGCGCCGCGCCCCCCACCTTCGGCGTGGCCGGCAGCGCGCGCACGTGGTACAGCCCAAGCAGCGCCATCAGCCCGCCCAGCAACAGGAACACCGTGGTCCAGGCGGCCTCGATGCCGAAGCGCTGTTCCAGCGCCCCGGCCAGGATCAGCAGTCCACCGAGCGAGATGAACTTGGCCGCATTGAAGAAGGCGCCCTGCCAGCCGGCATACGCGGCCTGCTCGCGCGCATCGAGGCTGGCGATATAGATGCCGTCGGCCACGATGTCGTGGGTGCTGGAGGCCAGCGAGACGATCGCCAGCAGTGCGATGGACAGGACAAACCACATCGGCAGCTGCAGCGCCAGCGCCACCAGCGCCAGGCAGGCGCCGCCGATCAGCTGGCAGGCGACCACCGCCAGGCGCCGGCTGGGGGCGAGCTCCATGAACGGACTCCACAGCGCCTTGAAGGCCCAGGCCAGGCCCAATAAACCGGTCCAGCGCGCGATCTGGTCGTTCGGCACGCCCATGCTCTTGAGCATCTGGCCCGCCACCAGCGCCACCGCATAGAACGGCAGGCCCTGGGCCAGGTACAGGGTCGGTACCCAGGACAGCGGATGGCGGCGTTCGATCTTGGCGACAGGAGCGTCGTTCATCGCGGTCATGGCAATTCCAGGTTCAGGGTGACGATGCGGCTGGCGCGTCCACGGGTGTCGACGCTGGCCAGCTTCACGATGCGGGTGCCGGCCAGCGCTACCTGCGCCGTGTAGCGCGGGCTGTGGGCGCCGGGATCGCTGCCATCCAGAGTGTAATGCACGGCCAGGCCCGGCAGGGCGATATTCGCATGCAGCCGCCCCTCCTTGACCACCGCGCCGGGCGGCGGCAGGCGGTAGGCCCAGGGCTGAGGCTGGCGGTCCAGGCGCGGCAGCTCGCGCTGGCCGAGACGGTTGGCGAACTCGTTCCAGTCGGCGGCCAGTTCATCGGGATGCTTCCAGCCCGGATCCGCGCTCCAGGCCCGCTCGGCCAGGCCGATCAGGCGCGGCAGCGCCAGGTACTCGACCCGCTCGCGCGAACGCGCATTTTCTCCCCACAGCTGCCCCTGCAAGCCCTTGATGCGCCCGCGGCCGGCCGGGTCGAGCGGCGCCAGGGCCGCCAACCGTTCCGGCGCGGGCGCACGGCCCATTGCGTCATGCTGAGGCAGCAGCGGCGCATCGAGGGGAACCATGCCGAACGGCTCGCGCGTATCGACGAAGCCGGCCCAGTAATAGCCCGGTTCCTGCGGATGCTTGGCGTAGGCGAAATCGAAGTACAGGCTGGCGGCGCTGGACAGCACCACCACATGGCCGGCATTGGCCAGGCGGTTGGCGCAGTCTTCCTGGCCCGACCCCCAGCCGTTGTTCCAGACATAGACGTCTTCTGCCTGCCCAGCGCCGTTCGAGGCCAGCGCGGTCTCTTCCCAGCCGCTGAAGGCGATGCCGTGGCGCGCCAGGATCGCGCGGCAGCGCGCCTGGAAGTCGTCGCGCAACTGGCGCGCTTCCAGCCAGCCGTGTTCGCGCATGCGCGCCTGGCAGGCCGGTGAGCCGAGCCAGGCGCCGACCGGCACCTCGTCGCCGCCGGTGTGCAGCACGCGCAAGGGCGCGCCGGCTTGCCGGTACAGCGTTGCGACTTCGGCGACCACGGTGTCGATGAAGCGGTCGACCGAGGGCAGCGCGATGCACATCACGTTGTCGTGCCAGAGCTGCACCGACTCGTAGCTTGATGCGTCGACCGGATCGCTGAGCAGGTATTCTTCGGCGCCGGCGACATCGCCCGCCGCGATCAGGCACGCATGGCGCACCCGCATCGCCTCGACCGCCGCGCGCGCGTGGCCCGGCATATTGAATTCGGGGATCACCTCGATGTGCAGGCGCTGCGCGTGGCGCAGGATGGCCACGAATTCGTCGGCGGTATAGAAGCCGCTGCCGGCGGACGAATGCGTGTCGGCGCCGGACCCGAACGACGGCGGCAGGCAGGGCGGTTCGCCCGGCGCGGGAACGCCGCGCCGGGCGCCGACCTCGGTCAGCTCGGGCAGCGCGGCGATCGCCAGGCGCCAGCCCTCGTCGTCGGTCAGGTGGAAGTGGAAGCGATTGAGTTTATAGCTCGCCATGCAGTCGAGCAGGCGCAGCACCGTGTCGACGCTGGAAAAGTGGCGCGCCACGTCGAGCATCATGCCGCGGTAGGCGAAGCGCGGCGCATCCAGGACCTTCCCGCATGGCAGCGTGCCGTCTTGCGCCAGGAGCTGGGCCAGGCTTTGCAGCCCGTTGAACACGCCGTGCGCGTCGGCGCCACGCACCAGCACGCGCTCCGGCGCGATCTCCAGGTCGTAGGCTTCGGGCGCCATGGCGGGATCGGTCTCCAGCAGGACGCGCGCGCCGCCTCCTGCCTCGGGCAGCGTGGCCAGGAGCGCGCGCAGGAATGCCGACTCGTTGTCGAGGTCGGCGCCGCTGTGGATAGGGGTCGAGCGTTGGAGCACACAGCTGCGCGCATCGAAGCACGCCATGCGCGGACGCGGCGTGATGCGGCCGACCTGGTCCTCGCTCAACAGCGACAGGCGCGCATTCTGCGCATGCCGCCACTTGGCATCGGCCGTCGGCAGCAGGTCGCCGCGCATGCGGTGGCGCTGCTCGGGCAGAACGAAAGGCGCGATCTCCGGGTCGCCCAGGTCGAACGCCCTCCCCGCCGCATCCAGCAGATAGAAGCCCAAAGGCGCATCGGTGATGCTGATCGCCCAGTGCAGCGATTCGTAGACGATCGTGTGCGTTTGTCCCGGCAGCCAGGCGTCGCCGCACGGCATGCGCAGGCTGAACAGATCTCCGTTCAGGTGCGCGGCCTGGAAGCCGGCGCTGACGGTCTCGGGCAGGATCTTGCGGCAGGTGTTGAAGCACAGGGTCCAGCCGGGCGCAATCGCCTCGGGACCGTCGTTGCGCAGCGTGAGACGCGCGGTGAACGCGTCGTCGCGCGTGAAGTTGGAGAGGCATTCCCAGGCGATCGCGATCGCCGGGCCGCCGTCTGGTCGGTACGTCATGGGATGTATTCCAGGTTGGGGAGGCGCATGCGGCGCCTCCCCTTGGTGACTTACAGCTTGCCGCGCAGGCCGAGGTAGAAGGTGCGGCCGTTCGAGTAGAAGGCGCGCGGCCGGTCCTCGTTTTCGGCGTACATCTTGATGGTCTCGTTGGTGAGGTTCAGCGCATCGAAGGTCAGCGTCAGCTTGTCCGTCAGCTTGACGTTGACCGAGGCCGCCAGCGACGGCATGTCGTCCACGTGCTGGCTGGCGCCGCGGTCCACCCCCGCCTTGTACTTCGAGCGCCAGTTGTAGGCCAGGCGCGCCGAGAAGCGTTCGTTCTCGAAGTAGCCGGTCACGTTATAGGTGTTCTTCGACGAGTTGAGCAGCTCGCCGCCATCGTCGAGTTCACCGTCGGCATAGGTGTAGTTGACCAGCATGCCGAAGTTGTCCAGGAACGGCTGCTGCCAGCTCAGCTCCACGCCGCGGTTGCGGCCGCTGGTGTTGTAGGGCGACGTGATCAGGTAGTCGGTGAA
It includes:
- a CDS encoding family 20 glycosylhydrolase; the protein is MTYRPDGGPAIAIAWECLSNFTRDDAFTARLTLRNDGPEAIAPGWTLCFNTCRKILPETVSAGFQAAHLNGDLFSLRMPCGDAWLPGQTHTIVYESLHWAISITDAPLGFYLLDAAGRAFDLGDPEIAPFVLPEQRHRMRGDLLPTADAKWRHAQNARLSLLSEDQVGRITPRPRMACFDARSCVLQRSTPIHSGADLDNESAFLRALLATLPEAGGGARVLLETDPAMAPEAYDLEIAPERVLVRGADAHGVFNGLQSLAQLLAQDGTLPCGKVLDAPRFAYRGMMLDVARHFSSVDTVLRLLDCMASYKLNRFHFHLTDDEGWRLAIAALPELTEVGARRGVPAPGEPPCLPPSFGSGADTHSSAGSGFYTADEFVAILRHAQRLHIEVIPEFNMPGHARAAVEAMRVRHACLIAAGDVAGAEEYLLSDPVDASSYESVQLWHDNVMCIALPSVDRFIDTVVAEVATLYRQAGAPLRVLHTGGDEVPVGAWLGSPACQARMREHGWLEARQLRDDFQARCRAILARHGIAFSGWEETALASNGAGQAEDVYVWNNGWGSGQEDCANRLANAGHVVVLSSAASLYFDFAYAKHPQEPGYYWAGFVDTREPFGMVPLDAPLLPQHDAMGRAPAPERLAALAPLDPAGRGRIKGLQGQLWGENARSRERVEYLALPRLIGLAERAWSADPGWKHPDELAADWNEFANRLGQRELPRLDRQPQPWAYRLPPPGAVVKEGRLHANIALPGLAVHYTLDGSDPGAHSPRYTAQVALAGTRIVKLASVDTRGRASRIVTLNLELP